In the Anastrepha obliqua isolate idAnaObli1 chromosome 1, idAnaObli1_1.0, whole genome shotgun sequence genome, one interval contains:
- the LOC129236439 gene encoding protein GVQW3-like produces the protein MEKKEFRVIIKHCFLMGKNTVEAKQWLDDHYGTSAPGKSTVIDWYADFKRGRTDTNDAHRSGRPNEAVVPEKIKQVHKLVLADRKLKLDDIADIVKISKGSVFTILHDHLSMRKLCSKWVPRLLTVDQKQQRLDDSESWQNWHRTFGKALD, from the coding sequence atggaaaaaaaagaatttcgtgtgaTCATTAAACACTGCtttttgatgggaaaaaataccgtcgAAGCAAAACAGTGGTTGGACGATCATTATGGCACCTCTGCACCAGGCAAATCAACAGTGATCGACTGGTATGCTGATTTTAAACGCGGTCGTACGGACACCAACGATGCACACCGCTCTGGTCGCCCAAATGAGGCAGTTGTTCCCGAAAAAATCAAGCAGGTCCATAAATTGGTTTTGGCCGACCGTAAATTGAAGCTGGATGATattgctgacatcgtaaagatatcaaagggaagtgttttcaccattttacaCGACCATTTGTCGATGCGGAAGCTATGTtcgaagtgggtgccgcgtttgctgaCTGTGGACCAAAAACAGCAACGTCTCGATGATTCCGAGAGCTGGCAAAACTGGCATCGAACGTTTGGAAAGGCGTTGGACTGA